A stretch of Lathyrus oleraceus cultivar Zhongwan6 chromosome 6, CAAS_Psat_ZW6_1.0, whole genome shotgun sequence DNA encodes these proteins:
- the LOC127094257 gene encoding uncharacterized protein LOC127094257, which translates to MANTNERDSYNVKPPVFDGEMFDYWKDKIESFFLAYDADLLDIITIGYEPPISDVGIAIAINKITDDQKHYAGDRLEQKSTYGNCQFLGGNLISWASKRQLTISLSTAEAEYISVSLCTTQMLWMKNQLEDLQNMRVKFLSLVTTLVTYV; encoded by the exons ATGGctaacaccaatgaaagagacagcTACAATGTTAAACCTCCAGTGTTCGATGGAGAGATgtttgattattggaaagacaaaATCGAAAGTTTCTTCCTGGCTTATGACGCTGATTTATTGGACATAATTACAATTGGCTATGAACCACCTATATCTGATGTTGGTATTGCTATTGCAATAAATAAAATAActgatgatcagaagc attatgctgGAGATAGATTGGAACAAAAGAGTACGTATGGAAACTGTCAATTTCTAGGAGGAAACCTTATCTcttgggctagcaaaagacagttAACCATATCACTCTCTACTGCGGAAGCAGAATATATTTCAGTCtcattatgcactactcagatgctctggatgaagaatcaactagaagacCTTCAGAATATGAGAGTAAAATTCCTATCTTTGGTGACAACACTAGTGACATATGTCTAA